The Lineus longissimus chromosome 2, tnLinLong1.2, whole genome shotgun sequence genome window below encodes:
- the LOC135502123 gene encoding coiled-coil domain-containing protein 74B-like isoform X2 — translation MASEVLVRPGIVPDAVADMNAQLPPLPNQLPQWSRVSKLDKSRYPKPFLKDRLNPLPPTHDGVKFSDTLDNQSDDNSLESNPEDMNPSQRIQHLEKSIHFLRQQHFEILSSLHEEIDALKKENKELQFKIIMKQNSMPTPPQSASRIVRKRLERSKEREKSASSVESSRTGGSARGGKLDSEKDQPKLYVLQEKIKELKMQLQEARNKNIYLTQVLEEEQKKSSKKYSGSGSTAAETVEDVDLTTHPITVTNQVTGTRQPSASDYEAIIRQLQGLNEKQSNELSRLKSDLRDVLYSQKWTPDAYLIAKAYVADEEEDGKQGKLPKIQLKNPSRKMPNVAYLPKAPPPADNAMQLPAMRQTLGNRAAERKKRTQILQKARLRKEVLP, via the exons ATGGCATCTGAGGTGTTAGTTAGACCCGGCATCGTCCCAGACGCGGTTGCCGATATGAATGCTCAGCTTCCACCATTACCCAATCAGCTTCCACAATGGTCCAGGGTTAGCAAGTTGGACAAATCTCGCTACCCAAAGCCCTTCCTGAAGGACAGACTTAATCCACTGCCTCCCACGCATGATGGTGTGAAATTCAGTGACACTTTagacaaccaatctgatgataATTCATTGGAGAGTAATCCAGAGGATATGAATCCATCTCAAAGGATACAGCATTTAGAAAAGAGTATCCACTTCTTGAGACAACAACACTTTGAAATATTATCTAGTCTTCATGAAGAAATAGACGCtctaaaaaaggaaaataaag aACTGCAGTTCAAGATAATAATGAAACAGAACAGCATGCCAACCCCTCCTCAGTCTGCTAGTAGGATTGTCAGGAAACGACTTGAAAGAAGTAAGGAAAGAG aaaaatcgGCCAGTTCAGTGGAGTCGTCGAGGACGGGTGGTAGTGCTAGAGGAGGAAAACTAGACTCAG aaaaagaCCAACCCAAATTGTACGTTCTACAAGAGAAAATCAAGGAATTGAAAATGCAGCTCCAAGAAGCCAGgaacaaaaatatatatctCACCCAGGTCTTGGAGGAAGAACAGAAAAAGTCTTCGAAGAA GTACTCTGGTTCTGGGTCTACTGCCGCAGAGACGGTTGAAGACGTTGATTTGACGACACATCCTATCACAGTGACCAATCAGGTTACAGGAACGAGGCAGCCATCTGCATCTGATTATGAGGCCATAATACGACAACTTCAGGGACTCAATGAAAAACAGTCAAATGAG CTGAGCCGACTTAAATCTGATCTCAGGGACGTCCTCTATTCTCAAAAATGGACACCAGATGCTTACCTCATCGCCAAGGCGTATGTGGCCGATGAGGAGGAAGATGGAAAACAAGGCAAACTTCCGAAGATACAGCTGAAAAATCCTTCAAGAAAAAT GCCGAATGTAGCCTATCTTCCAAAGGCACCCCCACCAGCAGACAACGCCATGCAACTCCCAGCCATGCGGCAGACGTTAGGAAACAGAGCAGCAGAGAGGAAGAAAAGGACACAAATATTACAGAAGGCACGGCTGAGGAAAGAAGTCTTACCATGA
- the LOC135502123 gene encoding coiled-coil domain-containing protein 74B-like isoform X1 has product MASEVLVRPGIVPDAVADMNAQLPPLPNQLPQWSRVSKLDKSRYPKPFLKDRLNPLPPTHDGVKFSDTLDNQSDDNSLESNPEDMNPSQRIQHLEKSIHFLRQQHFEILSSLHEEIDALKKENKELQFKIIMKQNSMPTPPQSASRIVRKRLERSKEREKSASSVESSRTGGSARGGKLDSGTSDFESGSTELHVHMSELTASETIELSNEGSIKSEKDQPKLYVLQEKIKELKMQLQEARNKNIYLTQVLEEEQKKSSKKYSGSGSTAAETVEDVDLTTHPITVTNQVTGTRQPSASDYEAIIRQLQGLNEKQSNELSRLKSDLRDVLYSQKWTPDAYLIAKAYVADEEEDGKQGKLPKIQLKNPSRKMPNVAYLPKAPPPADNAMQLPAMRQTLGNRAAERKKRTQILQKARLRKEVLP; this is encoded by the exons ATGGCATCTGAGGTGTTAGTTAGACCCGGCATCGTCCCAGACGCGGTTGCCGATATGAATGCTCAGCTTCCACCATTACCCAATCAGCTTCCACAATGGTCCAGGGTTAGCAAGTTGGACAAATCTCGCTACCCAAAGCCCTTCCTGAAGGACAGACTTAATCCACTGCCTCCCACGCATGATGGTGTGAAATTCAGTGACACTTTagacaaccaatctgatgataATTCATTGGAGAGTAATCCAGAGGATATGAATCCATCTCAAAGGATACAGCATTTAGAAAAGAGTATCCACTTCTTGAGACAACAACACTTTGAAATATTATCTAGTCTTCATGAAGAAATAGACGCtctaaaaaaggaaaataaag aACTGCAGTTCAAGATAATAATGAAACAGAACAGCATGCCAACCCCTCCTCAGTCTGCTAGTAGGATTGTCAGGAAACGACTTGAAAGAAGTAAGGAAAGAG aaaaatcgGCCAGTTCAGTGGAGTCGTCGAGGACGGGTGGTAGTGCTAGAGGAGGAAAACTAGACTCAG GAACATCTGATTTTGAATCGGGCTCgactgaactacatgtacacatgtcaGAATTGACAGCATCCGAGACCATTGAGTTGTCAAATGAAGGGTCGATCAAGAGTG aaaaagaCCAACCCAAATTGTACGTTCTACAAGAGAAAATCAAGGAATTGAAAATGCAGCTCCAAGAAGCCAGgaacaaaaatatatatctCACCCAGGTCTTGGAGGAAGAACAGAAAAAGTCTTCGAAGAA GTACTCTGGTTCTGGGTCTACTGCCGCAGAGACGGTTGAAGACGTTGATTTGACGACACATCCTATCACAGTGACCAATCAGGTTACAGGAACGAGGCAGCCATCTGCATCTGATTATGAGGCCATAATACGACAACTTCAGGGACTCAATGAAAAACAGTCAAATGAG CTGAGCCGACTTAAATCTGATCTCAGGGACGTCCTCTATTCTCAAAAATGGACACCAGATGCTTACCTCATCGCCAAGGCGTATGTGGCCGATGAGGAGGAAGATGGAAAACAAGGCAAACTTCCGAAGATACAGCTGAAAAATCCTTCAAGAAAAAT GCCGAATGTAGCCTATCTTCCAAAGGCACCCCCACCAGCAGACAACGCCATGCAACTCCCAGCCATGCGGCAGACGTTAGGAAACAGAGCAGCAGAGAGGAAGAAAAGGACACAAATATTACAGAAGGCACGGCTGAGGAAAGAAGTCTTACCATGA
- the LOC135483539 gene encoding large ribosomal subunit protein eL36-like, with the protein MAPRYEMACGLHKGHKVTKNVRKPRPSRRKGALTKHAKFIRDVVRDVVGYAPYERRCIELLRVSRDKRALKFVKKRLGTHIRGKRKREEMAQVIQAQRKK; encoded by the exons TGTGGCCTGCACAAGGGCCACAAAGTGACCAAGAATGTGAGAAAACCACGTCCATCTAGGAGGAAGGGA GCTCTGACCAAACATGCCAAGTTCATCCGTGATGTTGTTCGGGATGTTGTCGGTTATGCTCCTTATGAAAGACGTTGCATTGAGTTGTTGAGGGTGTCCAGGGACAAGAGAGCACTCAAGTTTGTCAAGAAGAGG CTCGGCACACACATCCGAGGCAAGAGGAAACGTGAGGAGATGGCACAAGTAATCCAGGCACAGAGGAAGAAGTAA